In one window of Megalopta genalis isolate 19385.01 chromosome 4, iyMegGena1_principal, whole genome shotgun sequence DNA:
- the LOC117225045 gene encoding carboxypeptidase B: MAVGVQSILCLAFGLSIVLSSKLIDARPQRGDFEYLVAGLNSSVQSEQDWPLEVEEEKEEEDLITDRCEEEDSVYNETNSFSEGSGSSSARNAGRGFSFVDMIESMLAVVTNGIGSIVSSIIGSERVPKAKSTKINYRNYHLIRLYPNSKGQVNELRELRDAEPEDIRFWTQPSYNKSTDVVVAPGLVADLKIFLRDRGIDFKVLIPDLQKTIAHQNPKMSKEQRDDLVNIQGHSMTWKRYHRYADITRYLEYLSLRYPKMVEMSTIGHSYEGQPIKIVKISTGPGKDGHPKPAVWIDAGMHAREWIGTAVATYIVSQLVEKNVSYTKLLDNSDWMILPVANPDGYEFTHTGDRLWRKTRSNHEEEQEDSRLLQLVNHYAKWFWGKCEGVDPNRNFGYHWGEMDEGGASSDPCHETYAGPRAFSEPETQAMADYILANKENIRMYLTLHSYSQMWLVPWGYTYSKPSDYLELANAAKKAINAISKVHGTDYQLGPSSDLLYPTSGASDDWAKGVAGIKYAYTVELRDRGTYGFLLPASQIMPTAREIWAGIRTIVRQVTTST; the protein is encoded by the exons ATGGCTGTCGGCGTCCAGTCGATCTTGTGCCTCGCGTTCGGTTTGTCGATCGTTCTTTCGTCGAAATTAATCGATGCTCGACCGCAGCGCGGTGACTTCGAATATCTCGTAGCAGGACTTAATTCCTCGGTTCAGAGTGAGCAGGATTGGCCGTTGGAGGTGGAGGAGgaaaaggaggaggaggatcTAATCACAGATAG ATGCGAGGAAGAGGACAGTGTTTACAACGAAACGAACAGTTTCTCGGAGGGATCTGGATCATCGTCTGCCAGGAATGCGGGGAGAGGATTTTCTTTCGTCGACATGATCGAGTCGATGCTTGCCGTAGTGACCAACGGCATCGGTTCCATCGTGTCCAGCATCATCGGTTCGGAGAGAGTTCCGAAAGCAAAATCCACGAAAATCAATTATAGAAATTATCATCTAATCAGGCTGTACCCGAATTCGAAAGGTCAGGTGAACGAATTGAGAGAGCTCAGGGACGCTGAGCCGGAAGACATCAGGTTCTGGACGCAGCCATCTTATAACAA GTCAACGGACGTAGTCGTTGCTCCAGGCCTGGTTGCCGATCTGAAAATATTTCTAAGAGACAGAGGCATCGATTTCAAGGTGTTGATACCGGATCTACAG AAAACTATAGCACACCAGAATCCGAAGATGTCGAAGGAGCAGAGAGATGACCTCGTCAATATTCAGGGTCACAGCATGACCTGGAAACGGTACCATCGATACGCAG ATATCACGAGATACCTGGAATATCTGTCGCTCAGGTATCCAAAAATGGTGGAGATGTCGACGATTGGGCACAGTTACGAGGGCCAGCCGATCAAAATAGTGAAAATCTCAACCGGTCCGGGCAAAGACGGTCATCCGAAGCCAGCGGTGTGGATAGACGCCG GTATGCACGCGAGAGAATGGATCGGCACCGCCGTGGCGACCTACATCGTGAGCCAGTTGGTCGAAAAGAACGTCAGCTACACGAAATTGCTGGATAATTCGGACTGGATGATATTACCTGTCGCGAATCCGGATGGCTACGAGTTCACTCACACCGGGGACAGGTTGTGGAGAAAAACGAGGAGCAATCACGAGGAGGAGCAGGAGGACAGTCG TCTTCTGCAGTTGGTGAATCACTATGCAAAGTGGTTCTGGGGAAAATGCGAGGGCGTCGATCCCAATAGGAACTTTGGCTACCATTGGGGCGAGATGGACGAGGGCGGGGCCAGTTCAGACCCTTGTCACGAGACCTATGCTGGCCCTCGAGCGTTCTCCGAGCCGGAAACACAGGCAATGGCTGATTATATCCTGGCTAACAAAGAAAACATTCG AATGTACCTGACACTGCACTCCTACTCGCAAATGTGGCTGGTCCCGTGGGGATACACGTACTCGAAGCCATCCGATTACTTGGAGCTGGCGAACGCTGCTAAAAAAGCGATAAACGCGATCTCGAAGGTTCACGGCACCGATTATCAGCTGGGTCCATCGTCGGACCTTCTCTATCCCACCTCAG GAGCTTCGGACGACTGGGCGAAAGGCGTTGCCGGAATAAAATATGCGTACACCGTGGAGCTTCGAGATCGTGGTACTTACGGATTTCTGCTTCCAGCATCTCAAATTATGCCGACAGCGCGCGAAATTTGGGCAGGAATACGAACGATCGTCCGGCAGGTCACTACGAGCACGTGA
- the LOC143259391 gene encoding trypsin-1 gives MLTKCLLAFIFAFQACWAVPTGLNPRITDGVDAAPGEFPYQVSIEWGIPSLKPYSHACGGSILNENYVLTAGHCILKVGKLRVVAGKFYLNKAEDSNQVVNVAKATVHSGYKGGVAQHDIALLKLETPLKLNKLVAPIKLPAQGQKQTGQAVLSGWGSVSKSTKLQLPNLLQKANVPILGNDECYKELTSQPTSGEQPELFETQVCSGTADKEVSACSGDSGGPLAQGKGAEAVQVGIVSWGMMPCGVSHMPSVYTRVASYVSWINEHMV, from the exons ATGTTGACCAAGTGTTTGCTGGCTTTCATCTTCGCCTTCCAGG CCTGCTGGGCTGTCCCAACTGGCCTGAACCCCCGTATCACCGACGGTGTCGACGCCGCACCCGGTGAGTTCCCGTACCAGGTCTCCATCGAATGGGGAATTCCATCACTTAAGCCCTACTCTCATGCTTGCGGTGGTTCCATCCTGAACGAGAACTACGTCCTCACTGCTGGACACTGTATCCTCAAGGTTGGAAAGCTCCGTGTGGTCGCTGGCAAATTCTACTTGAACAAGGCTGAAGACAGCAACCAGGTCGTCAACGTTGCCAAAGCTACCGTACACAGCGGATACAAAGG CGGCGTCGCCCAACACGACATTGCCCTGTTGAAATTGGAGACACCCTTGAAATTGAACAAGTTGGTTGCGCCCATCAAGTTGCCCGCTCAAGGCCAGAAGCAAACCGGACAGGCTGTCCTTTCTGGATGGGGCTCCGTCTCTAAGAGCACGAAACTTCAACTGCCCAATCTCCTCCAGAAAGCTAACGTACCCATCCTTGGAAACGACGAATGCTACAAAGAACTCACCTCCCAGCCTACATCTGGCGAACAACCTGAACTCTTCGAGACCCAGGTCTGCAGCGGAACCGCTGACAAAGAAGTCTCTGCCTGCTCC gGTGACTCTGGTGGCCCACTCGCCCAAGGAAAAGGTGCCGAAGCCGTCCAAGTTGGTATCGTCTCTTGGGGCATGATGCCATGTGGTGTCAGCCACATGCCATCCGTCTACACGCGCGTCGCCTCCTACGTCAGCTGGATTAACGAGCACATGGTCTAA
- the LOC117224761 gene encoding transmembrane protease serine 9: MSLQFIVSVLLLATAASATRPYRGLTLFDLNPRVVGGAEAKPGQFPWQVSLQWGFSASTSHFCGGSIIDAQWIVTAGHCVQAVPSFGRLVVKAGKHSLRSAESAEQTVTVVKTFVHEKYPGDVAPNDIGLLKLEKPLTLNNNVQAISLPVAGSLPSGSALLSGWGSTSRTNSPVMPDKLQYASLPLIDYEACKKAIEELTGPSPLDPVNVCSGPLTGGYSACSGDSGGPLVLNNKGKNELIGIVSWGIMPCGTVGAPSVYTRTSAFNAWIQEKIAKNDKNTTNTEAIKVNKEMEKKRIVQGVKTWTTIDATHLQSSMAQWNENQFQSVGRKIIPVPPQDVLPRSGHLDTDHSRRDAFDPDCSNGSKRLRAMRLQTSIIISTAVALICSAMEVAETMSRSAMLAQRPTRIVGGKDAEKGLHPWQMSVHWGDRSKKIQPRHVCGGSLLTAGWVLTAGHCVTLAPSKGEYLILGGKYKLGVPEDTEQSRLVKNAYVHPLYDGTVAPYDIALMSLEQPFDLNPFVSTVALPYPDSIPSGDVMLSGWGSIGRTRRPETPEKLQAAVLPIVDYALCKLTLGKSLKRKDKNPLHPTNICTGPLDGSLSACKGDSGGPLVRRNDFGEAEVVGIVSWGLFPCGGKNAPSVYTRVSAFVTWIIVIMLNYS, translated from the exons ATGTCTCTGCAGTTCATTGTCTCAGTCCTCCTTTTGGCGACTGCCGCCTCCG CAACGAGACCCTACAGAGGTCTCACGTTGTTCGACTTGAATCCTCGAGTGGTTGGAGGAGCGGAGGCCAAACCAGGCCAATTCCCATGGCAAGTGTCCCTGCAATGGGGTTTCTCCGCCTCAACCTCCCATTTCTGCGGTGGTTCCATCATTGACGCCCAATGGATCGTCACAGCTGGTCACTGTGTGCAAGCGGTTCCAAGTTTTGGTCGGCTCGTGGTCAAGGCAGGCAAACACAGTTTGAGATCTGCCGAATCTGCCGAGCAGACAGTGACGGTTGTGAAGACCTTCGTTCATGAGAAATACCCTGG TGACGTCGCTCCCAACGACATCGGCCTTCTGAAGCTCGAGAAGCCTCTGACCCTGAACAACAACGTCCAAGCCATCAGCTTGCCAGTTGCAGGAAGCTTACCGTCCGGAAGTGCCCTCTTGTCTGGTTGGGGATCCACGTCAAGAACGAACAGCCCCGTCATGCCTGACAAACTCCAGTACGCATCCTTGCCATTGATCGACTACGAAGCCTGCAAGAAAGCCATCGAAGAACTGACTGGACCGTCTCCATTGGACCCGGTCAACGTTTGCAGCGGCCCTCTCACTGGCGGATACTCCGCTTGCAGC GGTGACTCCGGCGGCCCACTGGTTCTCAACAACAAAGGCAAGAACGAGCTGATTGGAATCGTTTCATGGGGCATCATGCCATGCGGCACTGTCGGCGCGCCATCAGTGTACACTAGAACATCTGCATTCAACGCATGGATCCAGGAGAAGATAGCTAAGAAC GATAAAAATACTACTAACACAGAAGCTATCAAAGTGAACAAAGAAatggaaaaaaaaagaattgttcA AGGAGTGAAAACCTGGACCACCATTGACGCAACCCATTTGCAATCATCGATGGCCCAATGGAACGAGAACCAGTTCCAGTCTGTAGGAAGAAAGATCATTCCAGTTCCTCCTCAGGATGTTCTTCCGCGATCGGGCCACCTTGACACTGACCACTCTCGCCGAGACGCATTCGATCCTGATTGCTCGAACGGCTCGAAGCGACTCCGCGCGATGCGCCTGCAAACATCGATCATCATATCGACCGCCGTTGCTTTGATCTGTTCCGCGATGGAGG TGGCAGAAACGATGTCAAGATCAGCGATGCTGGCGCAGCGGCCAACCAGGATCGTCGGAGGCAAGGACGCCGAGAAAGGACTGCATCCTTGGCAGATGTCGGTGCACTGGGGCGACAGATCGAAGAAGATTCAGCCGAGACACGTCTGCGGCGGCAGTCTGTTGACAGCAGGTTGGGTGCTGACGGCAGGACACTGTGTCACCCTTGCTCCTTCCAAAGGGGAGTACCTGATCCTTGGTGGGAAGTACAAACTCGGCGTTCCGGAGGACACCGAGCAGAGCAGGCTCGTCAAGAACGCTTATGTTCATCCACTATACGACGG GACCGTAGCACCGTACGACATTGCCCTGATGAGCCTAGAACAGCCTTTCGACCTGAACCCATTCGTTTCGACTGTGGCTTTGCCATATCCGGACTCGATACCATCCGGAGATGTCATGCTGAGTGGGTGGGGTAGTATCGGAAGAACACGACGTCCAGAGACCCCGGAGAAGCTGCAGGCAGCCGTGTTGCCTATCGTCGATTACGCTTTGTGCAAACTCACATTGGGCAAGAGCCTGAAGAGGAAAGACAAGAATCCTCTGCATCCGACAAATATTTGCACCGGACCTTTGGATGGAAGCTTGTCAGCTTGCAAG GGCGATTCCGGAGGTCCTCTGGTGAGAAGGAACGATTTCGGCGAAGCGGAAGTGGTCGGCATAGTTTCCTGGGGACTGTTCCCCTGCGGTGGTAAGAACGCCCCCTCGGTTTACACGAGAGTGTCCGCGTTCGTAACGTGGATCATCGTGATCATGTTAAATTATTCCTAA